Sequence from the Flavobacterium sp. TR2 genome:
CAAGAAACTGGAGTTCTTCTTTGGGCGGCTTTTATCGTTCAATGAAAAATTTATTGGAGTATCCGTATGGAATTACCCAGTTTAATGAAATCACCACATTCAAAAACGATTTGTATGTGGGCAAGGGGAAGGCTTACGGACTTGAAGTGATGCTCAAAAAAAGCAACGGAAAGTTTAGTGGCTGGTTGAGTTATACTTTAAGCTGGTCTGACAGAAATTTTGATGAACTCAATAACGGTAAAACTTATTTTGCTAAATATGACAGGAGACATAATCTTTCTCTTGTTGGAATGTATGATTTGAATTCGAAATGGAACTTTGGAATTACGCAATTATTTAGTTCTGGAAACAGGTTTACTATGCCAACCTCATGGTATTTCATTAATAATAATCCAGTTAAAGAATATTCGGGATATAATAATGCGCAAATGCCAAATTATATACGAACTGACCTTGCTGTTAATTATTATTTTATACGGACAGCAAAAAAAGAAAGCGCTTTGAATTTTTCAATTTACAATACTTTTAATATTGCTAATCCGATTTATGTGGTTTTGGATGTGGAAGTAAACGAAAATAAAGATAAAGTAGTAGTAACTCAGAAAGATAAAGTGCTGTACAGAATATTGCCGTCTGTTAGCTGGAGATTTAAATTTTAAGCATATGAAAAAGTATTTGTTCTTGCTTTTAGGTTTGATTGGAATAAGCTGTTCTAATGACGATAAAATAGAGAAAAGTCTAGAATCTAAAATAGTCGTGGAAGGCTGGATTGAAGAAGGCGATTTTGCGAACGTTTTACTGTCAACCAGTATTCCGGTGACAGATGTGATTGATTCGACAAATGTATTGAATCATGTTATTAGGTCTGCAAAGATTACCGTTTCTGATGGTGTTACATCTGAAGTTTTGAGGGTTAAAAATGATAAAAATAGGATTCCGCCTTTTGTGTATTTTGGTTCGACGTTAAAAGGAGAAGCAGGGAAGGAATATTCGTTGAAAATTGAATATTTGAATCGTGTGGTAGAAGCAGTAACGACTATTCCAAAAACCGTTGCTTTGAAAAATGCAGAATATATAAAAAGAAACCCAACCGATACGACAGGATATGTCTTTGTAAAATTTGATGATCCTATTAATGAGAAAAACTATTATCAGATTGCAACTAAAATTGAAGGTGAAGAGCCGATTTTTGTTCCTGCTTTCTACGGAAATTTAGATGATAAAAATTTTGAAACTTCAGCTGTTTCTGTGCAAATCAACCGAGGCGTGATATTGTTTCCTAAAACTAAGTTTACGCCTTATTTTGCAGATGGAGATTTAATTCATGTAAAATTAAGGACTCAGACAAGAGAATCTTTAGATTTTTGGAACAGCTGGCAGAATGAAATTGTAAACAGCCAGAACCCAATTTATCCGGCCAATATAAGTTTAAAATCGAATATTAAAGGAGGGATAGGAATTTGGTCGGGATACGGGCAGAGTACTATAATTGTAAGTACCCCACCTAAAAAAGAAAAGCCGATTTGAATTTTCAAATCGGCATTTTTTTCTATTGTATTAAAGAATTATTGCTTGTTGAAAGCAGCAATAAAGTCATCAAATTTAGTTTGTAATTTCTCAAATCCAGTAGAGAAATAAGCGCTCATTTCAACTTCAGTTTTGTCGCTGAATTTTAAGTAATAAGCTTCGTAAAGATACGGCTGAGTGAAAGATTCGCCAGTATCGTTCCAGTCCCACATCTTGTACTGCGCATCCCAAACTGGTAATTTAAATGTGTACTCACCATCTTTTTCTGAATGTTGAACGATGTCAGCAATTTTAGTTCCGTCTTTTTTAGAAACTAAGATTAATTTCATGTTTTTGTTAGCATTAGCTGCATTTCCTTCAGAGATTTTTTTCTCGTATGCATTCAAAGCAGTGTAATAAGCTTTGTAATCAGCTTTAGGATCATTATACATAGGTTCTTTTGGACGTGCAATATTATCTAAAGCAGCTTGGTCTGCAGCTTCAGTAGCTAAATCCATATCAGCAATAATTACAAAATTATCCATCAAAGTAAATAAACCATTAGCTTTTCCTCTGTATTGAACAAGCGCGTCATTTTCAATTAATTTGTCAATTTCAGCGCTGCTTCCAGCATTAAAAGAAACTAAGTTTTTTCCATTGTAAGTAAGCTTAGCTGTAGAAGTGTTAGCAGTACCTTTTTTACCGCTCATTTCCCAAACATAGCCATCGTTTAAAGACATCTTGTAAGCAAACTCGTCTGGAGATTGGTTTTTAGACGAATATTTAGCAGTTTGAGTAAATGTAGCTGCTTCTTTATTGTCTATTGTTAAAGTTGCATCAGATGAACTAGGAAGGTAAAGATTATCATATACTTCTGCATCTTTAGTGTTGTTGTAACCGTCATAAAATTTAACTTTCACATCAGAAGAAACTCCTTTTGAAGAAAAAACCGCATTGTTTGCAGTTAGAGATTCTTTCGCAGGGAAAACAAATTTTAATTCTGTTTTCGATTCTGTTTTATCCCAGATTTTTTTAGCGTTATTCCAAGTATAAATACCATAAGCGCCAGAAATGTTTAAAATATCTTCTACTTCGTTGTCATTTTTTCCGCTAAAAATATCAACAGTGCTAATGTCTAATAAACGGTTTAAGTTTTCTGTTGCTTCAATAGCGCTAGAGCTTTTTGATTTGTCTAATTGAACTAGCATATCATTAGCTTCAACTTCTAATTTTGCTTTTTGTTCAGTTGGAGTAAGTTTTGAATAAGGCTGTTTTACTAGTTCTGCAATTTGTTCTTCTAAAGTTAGTTCTTTAGTTGGCTCATTTGTCGGGCTGTCGTCACTAGAACAAGAAATCATAAGTTGAGAAGCAACCAATGATAACAAAATGAATTTTTTAATCATGATTTGGTGTTTAAATTAGGTGATAAATCAAGGTTTTATTTCTTGATTTTGGTGCGAAAGTAAGGTATTTAAAACGAATTCCCTTACGGAAAACCGTAAAAATGCAAAATATTTTTGTATTAAATATCTTACAGGTTGTCATTGCTGGGTTTTTGAATATTTTTTGCTCAATAACTTTTTTACCTTTGTAAAAGATATTAATACCAAATGCAAATGTTATACTCAAAAATAGAAGGAGAGGGAAAGCCATTTATCATCATGCACGGATTTCTAGGAATGTCCGATAATTGGAAAACCCTTGCTGGACAATATGTAGAAGCCGGATTTCAAGTTCATATTTTAGATTTAAGAAACCATGGGCGCAGTTTTCACTCAGACGAATGGAGTTATGAGGCTATGGTTCAGGATGTTTATGAATATTGTCAGGCAAATAATCTAACGCAAATTGATATTTTAGGACATTCAATGGGAGGAAAAGTAGCAATGCTTTTTGCAACGACTCACCCTGAAATTGTTGACAAATTGATTGTAGCAGATATTGGCCCGAGATTTTACAAACAGCATCATCAGGATATTTTAGCAGGATTAAATGCTGTTGATTTTTCAGTACAACCTAGCAGAAGTGATGTAGAAGAAATCGTATCGCAATACGTTCCAGATTTTGGGACGAGACAATTTCTGCTGAAAAATTTATATTGGAAAGAACCGGGGCAGTTGGCTTTCCGATTTAATTTAGAAGCTTTCAACAATAATCTCGATGCAATTGGAAAGCCTTTAGGGGAAGAACTGGTATTTGTTAAGCCAACCTTATTTATACGCGGAGGAAATTCTGGATACATTCAGGACGAAGATCTTGACGAAATCCGTCAGCATTTCCCTAATTTAAAATTGGAAACGATTCCAAATGCGGGGCATTGGCTTCATGCTGAAAATCCAAAAATGTTTTTTGAGTTAACAACTGAATTTTTAAAAGAATAAAAATTTTCAGTGCTTTAATTGTTTTCACTTCGATGTAAAATTTTAAAAGATGAAAGTTTTAATTGTTTTAGGTTCTCCAAATTCAGACAATGGAGAGTTAGGAGCGACTGCTTTAGACCGACTCAATTCTTGTCTGAAAATATTTAACCCGAAAGAATATTGCATTCTTTGTACAGGTGGTTTTGGGGCACATTTTAATAGCACTTCTAATCCGCATGCATCTTATGCAATGAACTATTTGATGAACAACGGGGTAAGTGAAAAAAGTTTTTTAGAATTTGCTTTGTCTGCCAATACGGTAGAAGATGCTGTGTTTTCAAAAAAAATATTAGAAAATCACA
This genomic interval carries:
- a CDS encoding DUF4249 domain-containing protein, with protein sequence MKKYLFLLLGLIGISCSNDDKIEKSLESKIVVEGWIEEGDFANVLLSTSIPVTDVIDSTNVLNHVIRSAKITVSDGVTSEVLRVKNDKNRIPPFVYFGSTLKGEAGKEYSLKIEYLNRVVEAVTTIPKTVALKNAEYIKRNPTDTTGYVFVKFDDPINEKNYYQIATKIEGEEPIFVPAFYGNLDDKNFETSAVSVQINRGVILFPKTKFTPYFADGDLIHVKLRTQTRESLDFWNSWQNEIVNSQNPIYPANISLKSNIKGGIGIWSGYGQSTIIVSTPPKKEKPI
- a CDS encoding alpha/beta fold hydrolase, which produces MLYSKIEGEGKPFIIMHGFLGMSDNWKTLAGQYVEAGFQVHILDLRNHGRSFHSDEWSYEAMVQDVYEYCQANNLTQIDILGHSMGGKVAMLFATTHPEIVDKLIVADIGPRFYKQHHQDILAGLNAVDFSVQPSRSDVEEIVSQYVPDFGTRQFLLKNLYWKEPGQLAFRFNLEAFNNNLDAIGKPLGEELVFVKPTLFIRGGNSGYIQDEDLDEIRQHFPNLKLETIPNAGHWLHAENPKMFFELTTEFLKE
- a CDS encoding YdcF family protein; amino-acid sequence: MKVLIVLGSPNSDNGELGATALDRLNSCLKIFNPKEYCILCTGGFGAHFNSTSNPHASYAMNYLMNNGVSEKSFLEFALSANTVEDAVFSKKILENHNLLSAVVITSDYHLERVKLIFDEILALFAIEYIGVKHDISDFEREKLIEHEKKAINGILNKGLYY